The genomic interval AGATGTTCCATTCTGGTGGGGTGCACCAATGGTCTCAGCTCAGCATCATCTGATCATTAGGAGCTCCATTCGCTTTGTTTAGCCCTCTCTTACTCCTCTCTCTCTgctccttttctttcttttttaaaggctGCTTCGAGTGCTTTCTGTTTTAGCGTCATCaccctttttttccttgtttttttttgcactgcaaatatccccccccccctttcacaACCACGTGATAACCAGGCGCGCGCACTTACTTTTTAGCAGCGCCTACAGCGATCCCTTTCGGCTTAATAGAGACTTGAACCACACGGCAAAGAAATCCGACCAGAGAGAAAAATCAactgcttttaaaaataatactatATGATGACCAGTTAAAATACATTGTTCCTTACACAACATAAATTGAGAAATTTGATTAATACACCATGGAAAAACCACAATAATCAAATTATTGGAATGTAGTATTAAGatacatatattttaatacTCCATTTCTGTATACGTAAATAAAATGAaggtgcaaaaataaaaactgatgaAAAAAGGTATTGTGAAAATGTTAATTCAACCAAAATGAAGTATTTGGACATATGTAATGCGGTTTAAAACTATtagaatgatgaaaaataacatttagattCAAATATATCTTAGAGAAACATGTAGAGGACAAAAATACAAGCACatgtaatgcatttttttaaataaaagaggggaaaataatggattctacctttttttaaatcagatacTGCAATGAATGACACGCACAAATTAACATGCACCTTAACTTTGACTTGCATCTTGGAAAGTCAACAGTGCCTATTAAAgctctttaaaaatatatatatatcatgcacctgaatggattgatggatggatgaaacgCCCCATTGCAGATTGTCATTCTAATATGTCCCTTTTCTATTGGCTCAAAAATTAACTGAAAGTATAAAATCGAAAAAGATAAGGAAGGGGAAGCAAATGATAGAGAACAATAAAAGTAAAATCCTGGCTTTGGATCTGTCTTGAAAGCAGGTGAATAGAGGTGCAAAATACATACAAGAAGGGGAACAAAAAGTTGACAGGACTGGAGTGATGTCGTCTTCCGAAATGAGCCTCTGCATTGTTCCACTTGGGGAGGGAGCGGGTGAAGaccaataaatatatatataaatatgagaGAAATGAAAGAATGTTAGTTAGGCGCGAGATGAGGAGAcacgagagagggagagtgtgtgagtgtgtgtgtgagagaggaaGTAAGagtgggtgagagagagagggttagagagagagaatgtgagagaaagagagagagttagagagagaatgtgagagagagttagagagctggtgtgagagagcgagagagaatgagagaaagaacgagagagagttagagagctggcgtgagagagagtgagagagaatgagagaaagaacgagagagagagagagaatgtgagagagagcgagagtgagagagatagtgagagagggaaagagacggagagggagagagagggggggggagatagagaaagagagagagagaatgcatgagagtgagagagagagggggagagagagagggagaaggggggggggggagacagagaaagagagagagaatgcatgagagtgagagagagagaactctCCACTTTGCAGTGACTACACCCCTAAAGAGAAGGAGGGAGTAGGAGGACAGAGAGGAGGAGCGTGCTGCGAAGCGAAGTATAGGCTCCTCAATTTCCAACTTAGCATCTTGGCATACGCGACTCGATTTTCCCATGCAGGGCAGGCAAAGCCCCCCTAAAAAGTCTGCTTGACGGCTGAAATCAAAATAGTCACGGGGACACTACGAGAGAGGAGCTGCAACTTtccccaagaaaaaaacaacaataacaacaacaacaactggaGAAAGAAACGATTCTTAATTtgggggggaggaggaggaggctgcAGGTCTCCACACACGGCTGTCTCTATGCGCCCATGAGAGGCTGAGGCTGAGGCGGAGAAAACAAGCAAGGGGAAAACGCcaacaaaaaaacgaaaaaaaagtgGAGGGGAGACAGTGTTAAAGTTCCCGTAGCTATGGCGTACCCTCAGGGCTACTTGTACCAGCCATCCGCCTCCCTGGCCCTCTACTCGTGCCCGGCAGCTTACGGCACCAGCGTCATCTCGGGACCCAGGACGGAGGAGCTCGGCCGGTCGTCTTCTGGCTCCGCGTTCGCACCCTACGCGGGATCCACCAGCGCCTCCACCGCGGCCGTCGCCGCCGCGGCAGCCGCGGCCGCCTTCAGTGGCGCCTCGCCCGGCTATAGCTCGCACCATTTGCCGTACGGTGCGGAAgcggcggcggctgcggcgGCCACCTTCTCCTACGTGgtgagtgcaaaaaaaaatacacctttttaaaaaatgcttttgggaATGATGGATTCACGCTGTGTAGGAAAGTTGTCTCCTAAAAGTGTGTatatcatgtgtgtgtgtgtttgaatgaGTGCATGCTTTGCTGCCATCAATAGTTATttgatcgttttttttcttgattaaaaaaatattttccgatgataatgtaatattttcgttttttttaaattccttacTTTAAGGGGAGGGTGATCAAAGAGCATGTGGGCCTGTTTATTGTTGGCTTTATATTGGAATGACCATGCttgcttttttttggttgaaaataaaatgaaggaatatcAGATGGAGTCGTTGAAATTAGTTCTTTTTCTGACTATTTTTGCATTGCGCCTCCCAGAGTTCCCCCTACGAGCACTCCTCGGGCATGGCTGGTTCTATCGGGTACCACCCGTACGCGGCGCCGCTGGGCTCGTACCCGTACGGCGACCCGGCCTATCGCAAGAACGCCACGCGGGACGCCACGGCCACGCTCAAAGCTTGGCTCAACGAGCATCGCAAGAACCCGTACCCGACCAAAGGCGAGAAGATCATGCTGGCTATCATCACCAAGATGACCCTGACCCAGGTCTCCACCTGGTTCGCCAACGCCCGTCGGAGGCTGAAGAAGGAGAACAAGATGACGTGGACGCCACGCAACCGCAgcgaggatgaggaggaggacgagaaTATCGATCTAGAGAAGAACGACGATGACGATCTGaccactaataataataataataactttaaACCCGCCGGAGAGCAGACCCAAGAATCATCGGATGCTGAAGCAGGTCGGTGGTGCGCATGCAGAGGGGGGAAAAGAGGGAGAGGGGAAgggggagaaagaaaaaaaaaacatcaatttttcATCCCAGTCGTTTCCACTCAGGGTGCAAAATTGATTGCTGCTTAATGGCGGTGTATTATTTATAATGGGACAATCGCTTTAAATAATAATCACCTTGAACTGCCCTCGTTTGACTTGCCAGTGGATGAAACCGCTGCTCATGCAAAGTGTTTTGCACGCCATTTATCTCCAAAAGGCCaactaaaatgaaaaggaaatatCATGCATTGGTTTGGAATAATTCGAagttatttattatcattattttttttaaaacatcgcTTGACTCGTATATCCAAATTATGCAAAAATGCATCTCAACATGTTATTTGCATACGCAGATGCCAAAGCGCTGCACCCCGTGGACGTGGGTTGTGATCGCTTCAAGGAGGACCCCCTACACCCCAAGGACGTGGACCCCATCCTCAGCGATTCCGAGTCCAAAGACCCAGAGGACTCCCAGGAACGGACTAGGGACTTGTTGTTGGATTCTTCCTCATCGGCCTGCGGCGGCAAGCCCACCACGTCGTCCCCACGCTCGGCAGGGGCTCCGTCGTCGGACCTGAGCCACGCGCCCACCTCCGTCATCCACTCACCCCCTTCGGCCCCCAAACCTAAACTGTGGTCGCTGGCGGAGATCGCCACCTCGTCGGATCGCTGTAAAAACAGCGGGGAGACGCCGCCTGCGCAGCGGTGTGAGCAGCAGCCTTGCCCGGTTGTCATGGGTCCTGCGTCGGCCTCTCCTTCCCGGTCCTCCCCCGGTGTGCTCTCGCGGCCCCTCTATTATGCGTCGCCCTTCTACCCGGGCTACACGAACTACCACGGGAGCACTTTCGGACATCTCCACGGCTCGGGTCCCAGCAGCACCCCCTCCTCCACGGCGCACTTCAATGGATTAAACCAGACTGTGTTAACTAGAGCCGAGGCTTTGGTGAGGGAAAGCCACCGAGTGAGAGGCCAAACGCAGGTAGAGCTTTGTAAAGACACCCCTTATGAACTGAAGAAAGGTATGTCAAACATTTAACCGttcagacacaaaaaaagactttttttctaatttatttacaaaaagaaagggaaaaaaatccatcactTCAACAGTATATTCTCCCCCATTCATAGGAGAGAGaaaaatgtttagttttttgcAACGAGTGTATAAGGAGAATGGTCTTAAAAGGCTCCAGCCGAAGTTATTTGTATTAAACATGTATATttaatgtagcatttttttgtatttaagaaAATGGACAACACGATATCTTTGAAGTAAATTATGGACagaggaaaaatatataaatatatttgtgcAGCGGTTCGTTTGTGGGTGGCAGTGTgtttctatatataaaaaactaaaaatgtgtgAGTAATACAATTAGaaacatccccaaaaaatgacgaacatcaaaaatttaaatagtTTCATTTAGTCCATAAActggaatgaaatcctgcaaaATCTATTCCCTTCTTATTAAAAGTTTCCGCAATAATATGCCGTTTAAAACCAATTACCTGGCGTGTTTTACGCGGTGCAATCAGGTGTTTGACCGAGGTAATGAGCTCGATTTTATGTCGAATTTAGACCTCATTACTATTGCAAAGGGACACTCatgcttaaaaaaagagaaaaaagagagAGCCCCTACATTCAAAACATAGTGGCTCCATTAATGTAAGGCGAGGGACACACTCGCTATTTTTAATGGGTGTTTGGACACACGCacgcatacgcacacacacacacatgcacacacgcacacacgagTAAGGGGGTGCGTGTCTGTCACGCGTGGCGTGGAAACTCTTCCTTTTTCTGCAGGTAGGTGTCACACTTGCTCCTGATTTCACAACAGGAGGCCCCACTGGTTTGGGGGTCTTTATTATGAAATTAGGGGGCATACAAATGAAGGATTatcataataacaataacagtgTTGAGTTTAAATAGAGGATTTTAATCAGTCAGACCCAATTAAGAAATAAATTTTTATGATTAGTTTTCAAATGTTAGAAATCTTTAActgtcaaaaaatgtattttactatATTAATATTCTTCTAATTCATCTTcatgctttttattgtttttatttatcattataaatgaataattatctCTGACAATATAGTTTACTTTCTATATACACTGATTTCcaaccaaaatatatatttgagaTTTGAAAAAAGTAGATTGGAAGatgttttggacatttttaacttgatttttattttaaaatactcttattaaaatatgaatataaatattatgtCAATTTTAGGCTTCGCTATTTAAAATGTGTGTGCTACCATAATTCACCTTGTGTGATGtgtcaccccccaaaaagccacAGAAAAAGCAATACACACTTAAACATGTAAAACCTGCAGATGCTCATTGAGTTAATCTCTCACAAGATTATGATTAAGAAATGGATTACGACAGatttgcaaaaataatttttaagaaCTACGGATTTTAATTATGATAACAATATATCATTCGTTTGGCCATTTCCCCATAGATCTGTCACCGCCACCAtcacaaaaaaagcattcaaattacaaaataaaattcaaaaagcCCCATTATGAAGTTATTAATAAAACCTATTAATTCCTCTTTTTGGTTGCAACATGTGCATGCAGGCCAAACATCCTCAACAGCAAGGCCTTGAAAGTGCACGTTCATAAATATGTCTAGTTAGTAAATATTCAAAGGATACAGCCCtgattgtttttcattattaatctttattttattaaaattccCCTCCGGGCGTTTCAAGTGTGACAGGATGGCACACACCCGCACAGCAATCCATAATGATGTGTGTATTCTTACGCTGATTCCCGGGGGAGTTAACTACTCCACGTCACAATTTATGACCATTATTGTTATGATTATGGTCTTCATTACCATTATTCTTATTAGGGAGGAGCTGGTGctgccatttcatttttttggtgacaaaaaaaatgttctggtGGGGTTTCTCAGCAGTTTGGTGTAAATCACATGATGAGAGGGGCAGGGAAGACACCCTGACGTTTATGTGTCAAATGGGCTGGTTCGCATGTGTGTGTACTGCACACATCACAGAAGACTCCAAATGTGTCACAGGGGATTTAGAGCAACTcaccttattattattattttcacatttttcttcgCGAATGTCCCTTCTCCTCTCTGTGTGAGGATTTAATAGTGAGTGTACATAAAGCGTAATCATttgacacacaaacaaaaattcaTATAGTCGCTTGAAATGAAAGGTAATAATAGTAAATGAGTCGAAACCGACAATGAAAAAGAAAGTGGGAATCCATAATAATCATTGTtaaatgttgactactaatagcttttggtcttttttttagcaACTGTAATTATCTTTGTGCTAGAAATAATGGATTTCATTCCCTAAAAGGCAACCTGTTGAAATGAGTTAACATCTTCAAATTTCCCAAAATATCAaaagtattgattttttttagttcaaattaaCCGCTTGTCAACAGCAGTCAGGAAATGATTGACAggtcaaaattgagaaaatataTGTCGAACTCGccatttttgttatgtttttgtgtgtgcatttgttccAAGCTCAGCTGCGCCCCCCAATTTGTTTTCATAGATGTTACGCCCTCTTTCCAAAAATAGGGATGTTCGGTTATGAGGGAACGTGTAAATCTTTGTTTGTCATTGATGGACGACCCGTCCTAGTTGAACCCCGATCCTATTGGCAAAAAAATCTACTTCGACTGTGTTTAGCTCACTAATTATACTAATGAGAAATGTTTACAAAATAGATACATTAGTCAGTCAATTTCATAGAGCTGCCTTACTGAGAGGGTCTGTGAGGAATCAGGTTTGACTTGGAATCACGAAACATGCTTCCTTAGCCTATTGAACCCAAAACCGAGTCCTGGCAATCACAGAACCTGTTGAACGTTTctataaaataacaacaaaatgaaaacatacaAACTGAAGCAAATGCAGACTAAATGACAAAAGCCTTACTCATTGACACCAGTCTTGCCAAATGAAGAATGAAACAGTGTTGAAAGACTTTTATTCCTGGAAATTTAGTTTTCTTTCGATGCAGTTCCTGTTCCTCTTGCGTTATGAAAAAGGACAAGGTGAATTAAGTACACTGTATAACAGTGCCACCATTTAAATTTTGGTATAATTTGTCCATATTAGGAGTATATGGTACCCCAACTGACTTTGGGGTGACAAATATACGCCTTGGACTGGTCACTAGTTAATTTCAGTACGCATACACATATAGAGTAGACAAAACAccccgaggaaaaaaaaagacaatcacaAGAAGGACATGCAAATTCtggaatgtaaaacaaaaactttaattcaACCCAAACTGAACTCTCCCTATTTTTATACTTTGTATTCAtcaaaaaggtttgaatcatgcCATTATATTTTAATAGATCTTCTCTTCCCTAAGGGTCAGTCTGGAAAAGTTGCAAGCcaatcatagaaaaaaaataatagtaataatgacTTACACAAACAAGAACAGTCATTTCAATGTGTTCAATTAATCACAACATATTTTTAGAATGTGAGAGCAACTGGTGACCAACTACTCAAGCATGCAAATTCCACCAAGTATGGAACTGAGAGTCGAAACTGTGCTAAACACTACTGAACTCATCATCTTTTAATTACCTTCTTGGAAAATGTCAAATCTTTGTAAAAGGTCCACACAGAAACCGAGGAATGCCAGCCAGATTTTGCAAACTCCTCATTCGAAATAACTCCACTTCTAATATCAATAATTTAACCTCTGTTATACACACCCggctgggggagaaaaaaataaacatgtcagGGTAAAGTGTGGCCATGTTAAGTATGGCTTCGAAAAAAAGCCTCTCGGACACGCCGCAAAGCCACCTCAGATAAGGTGGCGGCAGGGGAGAGAGTGATTTAGCACTTTATATTTTTTCGCCATATTCTCTCGTGCTCGCTGACTCGCTTCACCGACTGTTTTTCTTATTTCTGCCGAGAGAGCTCCTCTAGGGAGAGATTACACGTGTAATTTTCTGCAGCGAGATGTTTTAAGTGACCTCCCCctacataaataaaacatttgtatgaggaggaagaaggagaagaagggggaaaa from Stigmatopora argus isolate UIUO_Sarg chromosome 2, RoL_Sarg_1.0, whole genome shotgun sequence carries:
- the irx5a gene encoding Iroquois homeobox protein 5a, whose amino-acid sequence is MAYPQGYLYQPSASLALYSCPAAYGTSVISGPRTEELGRSSSGSAFAPYAGSTSASTAAVAAAAAAAAFSGASPGYSSHHLPYGAEAAAAAAATFSYVSSPYEHSSGMAGSIGYHPYAAPLGSYPYGDPAYRKNATRDATATLKAWLNEHRKNPYPTKGEKIMLAIITKMTLTQVSTWFANARRRLKKENKMTWTPRNRSEDEEEDENIDLEKNDDDDLTTNNNNNNFKPAGEQTQESSDAEADAKALHPVDVGCDRFKEDPLHPKDVDPILSDSESKDPEDSQERTRDLLLDSSSSACGGKPTTSSPRSAGAPSSDLSHAPTSVIHSPPSAPKPKLWSLAEIATSSDRCKNSGETPPAQRCEQQPCPVVMGPASASPSRSSPGVLSRPLYYASPFYPGYTNYHGSTFGHLHGSGPSSTPSSTAHFNGLNQTVLTRAEALVRESHRVRGQTQVELCKDTPYELKKGMSNI